aaataaaaatctacTGCATTTGACTTCTCTTCATTTCATATCTACCCCTTGTAAAAAGACCAATACTTGACCATAGAAGGAAGAGAGCAAAGCTGAGATAATGTCACAACCCAGAGTATAACTGACTAAACATAAAGGAAACAAAAGAAGTCAAAGAGAAAAATGTGGAAATGTTAGGCAGGATATAAGGTGATAGAAACTTTCTGCTCAATCCATTTACATTGAGTTGTAAAGTAGGTTGACCAGTCTAGAAATTAATCTCTGTAGTCTACAAAGTATACCcataccttttctcatgaaagGAGATATGGTTTGGTCAAAGATTATATTGGGAAGTGTACTGTAATTTGTCATAGGGTTTTCCTTCATTGCCTGGAAGGAAGTGTGAAACTTGATGTTCTCCAGAACCTCATCAGACAAGTCCTTCCCAAGGAACTTCATGACTTTCTGAATCTCATGCATTGGGTCCTACAATAAATAAGGACACATGTTATATCATGGATGTTACACTGACATTTGCTTAGTATCAGGCAGATCAACCTACTCACCTTGATCATGTCCTCATAGAAGACAAAGAGTATCTGGTGTTTGTCCATAGCTTTCCACCAACCAAGTACATGGTCAAACCAACTCCCCCATGGCACTGCAAGAAGGAGTAAGCGGGGTTATAAATCAATGAAACCACTTCATCTATTGTTGTGCAAGGAGTAGTCACTTCCTATGGCCTACATTCTCTATCCCAGATTCCTAACTTTGCTCTTGATAAATTTAACACTTTATTAAAGGACCCCAGTAAGCTCACCATCTCCAGATAGGAATGCTGAGAAATAATTGTCCCAGGTCCCAGGGTCGGGCAGACACTTGTTTATcttctgaaaataataataagaaaccaTACAGTCCTTGGCATTTCTGGCAACATAGACAACCTGAGGAATGAGAGAAATCCATATTCATACAGGTATAGTCACTGTAACTGAATATATAATAGACACATTCTACACATTAAACACAATATAATGAATGGGAAGTAATACAAAGAAACAGGAGGAGTTATCATTATGGGCAGGGTTGTAatgagcaataggaggagttattaGGATGTTTATATTGAGTCACGGGATGCCTTATAGGAATCTTTTATTATTCTTGAATCTAAATTACAAACACATACAGGTAACAATTCacatcaaataaatatttaaaacaaaaaatgcacaacaacaaaccaaaaaaatgtgGGTCTGTGGGTTGCGagtctcatctatatttcttatcttatcttaTGTTGTCTATTTTTTACTCCTTCTAACATTTTTTActaacattttacaaaactttttttctatctcgacccacttctgatgatgtcatttctggtttgcagcaacaacaCTTCCATTTTGATGGTGGTAGGTGGGTTGCGGATCGGGTTGCAGATGAGGCAGTTGCATGCTGGGTCGGGTAGCAGatccaagtgggtaaatatgcggatCAGGTCGTGGGCTGTGGGTTTGGGTCCGGGTCTCAAAGATTGGTTCAGTGCAGGACTCAACCATGTGAGCCCCATCTTTTAACTAAAGAAGACAAAGGCTCATCATGTCTCTCCAGCAGTTCCTCAGCAGGCTGTGATCTCTATAGTGTCTGTTCATGTTCAGCGTGTTCTTCAGTCTCAGTAAATGATTCCAACGCTCCAATTTTGCCAGAAGTAATTTTATAGGGTGACTGCTCTGAATCATCACTGGTGCTTTTCCTTTCCTCCTTTTCTTATACTGTTACCCATCATCTGGGGAGGCTTCTGGTGTATGAAGTGATTCTTGCTTAGGTGGCATCTCAGCAACTTCCATCACAGAATCATCTGATTTATCAGCCTCCTGGGTAATTTGGGAAACAGTTTCCATTGGTGCCAAATCTCTGCTTTCATCCAATTATGTCTCAAGAAATTCATCAAGTGCCTCATTCATTTGAGAGTCCAGAACTTCCTCCACCATATGAGAAGCTTTAGGGCAGTTGCTGAAATAGTGACCCACAGCAGAACACAGGATACATACTACAGGTTACATACAACAGGTTACATACAACGTATTTCTGACAGTCCTTATTGGTGTGTCCCATGCTGTTACATTGTGAGCATTTGATCTTATCACAGCTGTAGGCAATGTGCCTATTGGACCCACACTTGAAGCAGGTTCTGGGCTGGTCAGGATAAAAACAGACACCTTTATCTGAGCCAATGAAGAATTATGGGTTCTGCCTCCATCTTGTGACAATCTGACTTTAATTTTCCAGCTGCCAATCCAATAACCTTCATCATCAAACATTCTTTGAGGCTCTTCCAGAACCTGACATTGTCTCAAAAAGATATCAGATAATTCCACAGACTCAGAATGCAATAGAATTGTGATGCCCACAGTGCTCTGTTTAGTTAGCTGAACCAGCTTTAGGTTTTTCCATATAGGatctttctttgttttatggaAAATCTCAAAGAAAATCTCCAGATTCTGGGGCAACTTGATGTCAAACTTCCTTGTGCCAGGGAAGTGAATAAAGGCATAAACATCACTGGCTGAGAAGCCCATAAGTCTTTGAGTTTTACCAATGAGTCCAAGGACAAGGAgcataaacatctcagaggagcggtgaaagcgtgtggctacccagactgggcatttgtcaaacagcagcaaccaagcccaacaggaacacccaAAGAAATAACCACGCCGAGAAACATAGTAGGTCAAAATATAGTcaatatgtagctggagtgtcagagaaactcaggaggatttccAACAAACACCAAGTCCCTGTGTATTTCAAACCTGGCAACACACTGATAcaaaaaactggtacacccaaaggatccaacaccaagagaaaaacaaagcaatgtggtaaacggagtccagtgtagtgaggagagcacagatctatacattggggagacaaaccaactgctcaccaagcgaatggctcagcacaggacggagaactctacagggcaaaactcagctgcctttctacacttaaaagacaagggacactcctttgaagataacaaggtccaaatcttggataaaaaagactgctggtttgaacgaggcgtgaaagaggcgattcatgtcaaggtggagaaaccatccctgaacagaggcgggggccttcgacgccacctgtctgctacatacaatgtgttctaacatctgtacccggGGGATTCAGAACAcgtcacacgtccattcatgcaactctcacaagtaacagctgtatctaggagtcacatgacacattggataatcctatcacaactacacacaatctacacctctgtgagtttcttcagatgtcacatctctgaagagttacaatgtgccgttgtgattggattagtggaagacttttttatgccgagaacttcccacgtCAGTCAGgaagcagtaggaggagttagagGGAGGGTTGTATGGAGAAATAGGAGGAGTTAAGaggaaagtaacaataacagtaaaatAACTGACCTTGACATTTTTCTCCCAAAAGGAGGGGGGCAGCAAGTTAATTGGTAAGTGAGTTTTTAGGATACGGGGAGATGCCATCCTTTGTGCCAACTCCACACCTAGAATGTAACATTAGCAGTTGTACCAGTGAAGAAAGGAATGTAAATATTATGCATTTAATCAAACAGTTTAATCAAATAAAGCTAACCATAGTGTGTGAGAACGTAAAAGGgacgttagattgtaagctcactggggcagttctgatgggaatgtgataggaacttttgattgtaagctccctgggaaggggctgatgggaatgtgatagggacctcagATGGTAAGCTCAGTGGGGtagctatatatataataaaaggataCTAATGCAGTGCCTATGAAAGTTTTCATCCCGAGGGCAGTGTTCATGGGTTGTTTCTATAGAACTAGTGCAATCGCCATGGTCTTTCTGATAACACAGCGTTTCCTCCCCTAAATTCCAGGGCTGTTGTGCGCCCCAGGGGGGTTGAGTCTGACCCATTTGTGACTGATGTATCAATATGAATACAAGTGAGCTTGCACTTTACTGAAAATCAAACACAATTGTGCTGAaagttttccgtatttctggtGTTTGGTGTAAGTGGGACGTCTGCACAGGGTACAAGGGAGGTAGTGGAGCACTGCGGGTTGAGTCTATTACCTGTTGGCATGTTCTTCTTTGGTACCTGGTCTATGAAGGGCACTTTGACATAACACGGGGCCCTCATGCTCTTCTGTACGTCTCCCTCTTGTAATATCAGATCCACGATCTCCTGCATCCACGTTGTCcctacacacagacacaaacacacctGTACAGGTTATGGACAAACCACGCCTTAATATCTTTGGGCCTCACCTCTAGGTGGATAGGTGATATTGCCTCCTCCCTGGAATATAGAGACCTTTTTGTATTTATGAGATTGTGGTTCATTGTCCCCTTTAATACCAGACACATATAGAGGGGCTGAAATCATACTCAGCACATTCACCAGAGGGGAAATTCCAAGTTTTCTCTAGTCTAAATGAAACTGAGTTAAATACAGTCctaaaaaatctcatagaaaGTTGTGATTGACAGTAAAGTTTCACCTGTGGGTTTGGTCGTTCCTTGTAGGATAAAATTGTTCTGCGTGAATCCAAGAGCTACAGGGCATGTGATAATTGTATCCCAGACATTATTCCTTACACTCACAGGCAGGGGGACTAATTATATGAATTCCCATGTGGATTATAATGACAATTCTGTGTATAGTACCCAGAaccacacggcaggataaatacattgCCAATTTCATGTAGAATATCTGAGAACCCACAGCAGAGTAAATACATGGCTAATTCAGTGTATAAGTACCCATAAATACccagtataataccccagaacacacagcagataaatacagggccaattccatgtataataccccaaaatacacagcaggataaatacagtgccaattccatgtataatacccaaaacacacagcagataaatacagtaccaattccatgtataataccctagaacacacagcagataaatacagtgctaattccatgtataataccccagaacacacagcagataaatacagtgccaattccatgtataataccccagaacccacagcaggataaatacaggaccaattccatgtataataccccagaacacacagtagataaatacagggacaattccatgtataataccccagaacacacagcagataaatacagtgccaattccatgtataataccccagaacacacagcagataaatacagggccaattccatgtataataccccagaacacacagcagataaatacaggaccaattccatgtataatacccagaacacacagcaggataaatacagtgccaattccatgtataataccccagaacccacagcagataaatacagggccaattccatgtataataccccagaacacacagcagataaatacagggccaattccatgtataataccccagaacccacagcagataaatacagtaccaattccatgtataatacccagaacacacagcagataaatacagtaccaattccatgtataataccccagaacacacagcagataaatacagtgccaattccatatataataccccagaacccacagcaggataaatacagtgccaattccatgtataatacccagaacacacagtaggataaatacagtgccaattccatatataataccccagaacacacagcagataaatacagggccaattccatatataataccccagaacacacagcagataaatacagggccaattccatatataataccccagaacacacagcagataaatacagggccaattccatgtataataccccagaacccacagcagataaatacagtaccaattccatgtataatacccagaacacacagcagataaatacagtaccaattccatgtataataccccagaacacacagcagataaatacagtgccaattccatatataataccccagaacccacagcaggataaatacagtgccaattccatgtataatacccagaacacacagtaggataaatacagtgccaattccatatataataccccagaacacacagcagataaatacagggccaattccatgtataataccccagaacccacagcaggataaatacagtgccaattccatgtataataccccagaacacacagcaggagaaatacagtgccaattccatgtataataccccagaacccacagcagataaatacagtaccaattccatgtataatacccagaacacacagcagataaatacagtaccaattccatgtataataccccagagcacacagtaggataaatacagtgccaattccatatataataccccagaacacacagcagataaatacagggccaattccatatataataccccagaacacacagcagataaatacagtgccaattccatgtataataccccagaacacacagcaggagaaatacagtgccaattccatgtataataccccagaacacacaacagataaatacagggacaattccatgtataataccccagaacacacagcagataaatacagagccaattccatgtataataccccagaacacacagcagataaatacagtgccaattccatgtataataccccagaacacacagcagataaatacagtgtcaattccatgtataataccccagaacacacagcagataaatacagagccaattccatgtataataccccagaacacacagcagataaatacagtgccaattccatgtataataccccagaacacacagcagataaatacagtgtcaattccatgtataataccccagaacacacagcaggataaatacagtgccaattccatgtataataccccagaacacacagcaggataaatacagagccaattccatatTTATTACCCCAGAAAACACGGCAGGATGAATAATGGGCAAATTCCATGAATAATACCCCAGGTTACAGGGAGTTGCCCCATGTACAGAATGGCACAGCAGTAGTTACAGACCTGCCCAATTATAGTCCTACTAATGGAGTTTGAACCTTAATGATCAGAAAACCCCATGCAGTGTATTTGGTGCTGTAGTTGCGCCTATAGAAGTCACAGCCAGTCAGTAGCCAATGGATTTATTTGGTGGGTGACAGGAGTTTATAATGAGCTCCCTCCTCTCCATCATCAGGTGAGGCTACTTTCACCATTTGTTACATGAGGATCCTGTATGGGGCTCTATAGGGAAAATGCAGCTTTTTGAGGCTGGGGGGCACCTCAGGGTGCATGTAGCAAGGGATCTGTGTGGATATTAGGGAGCTCTGGTCACTCACCTGATTTGGGGTAAGTAGCAATAAGAATGTCGTCCTCCCGGGCCTGGAAATTGTATATTGTGTCCCACTCGTCACAGGTGGCCCCTAGGAGAGGGACCCCCTCAATATGACCCATAGTAACCTGGAAATTCTGCATTTCCTTTTCCAGTTCTTTCATCACTGCTGGATCCATCCTGGTGGGGAACAGAGACTGTGATTAGTTGGTACAACAGGTAGAGGAAAGAGCAGCAGAAAGAAGGGGTAACAGGATAGGAAAGATGTGTAGGGAGAGGGGTGACAGAGGGAGGAGCTGTAGGGAGAGGGGTGACAGAGGGAGGAGCTGTAGGGAGAGGGGTGACAGAGGGAGGAGCTGTAGGGAGAGGGGTGACAGAGGGAGGAGCTGTAGGGAGAGGGGTGACAGAGGGAGGAGCTGTAGGGAGAGGGGTGACAGAGGGAGGAGCTGTAGGGAGAGGGATTACAGAGGGAGGAGCCGTAGGGAGAGGGGTGACAGAGGGAGGAGCTGTAGGGAGACTGGGCTGTGCTCCCATATTCCCTGCAGTCAGGGTGTTAGACAGAGGCACTGTCCTGTCCTGGAATCTCCTGGctcttttttccctttaaacctTTGCTCCTTCCTTGTGTAACGTCTTTTCCCTCTCCCCTTCTCTCCCCCCACAGCCTCTCCTTCCCCACGTCCCCCCTTCTTGTTGTGCTCCTATAGGAACGGGGAGGAGGGGGCTCCATTGTCCCATCTCCTGTATCTCTGAGTCTGAAAACTCCTGTCCCACCCCAAGGAATTTCCCTGATCCTATTAGTGGGACTAACCCAGTGTTGTGAGCAGATACCCCGACATTAGGGAGGTGTCAATGAGGGGCCCCTTCCTCTTCCCACCAGCAGCAGAGACACAATTCTGTCAAGTAAAATTATTCAAGacagagacagaagggcaagttggagaaataatgttataatataataaaagaataataaagttGGTAACAGCCAGTGACAGCAGGACAGATGGAGGCAATAGGAATAGATGGAGGTTGTAGGACAGGATAGAGAGAAAGTAATACTTAATATCAGTattcagagaaagaggaaatcagattttcaaaataaattacaacCAAATGGCCTTAATATTGATTTGGATTTGCATCTTTTTAGTTTATGATTCTTTTATTACCTTTCTAAATTTTTACCATCTTTATCAATTATCCTCATAGGATGTATGTTTTTAAATCTATGTTTAAATCTAATGTAGCTGTAATATCTTCTGTAATCCTGTAAGTAGCCTTTAGGCATGATTTGCTATAAATAAACATGGCTATTCTGTATTTCTTCCTCTTAGCTACAAAAGTTCATAGGAAACAAGTTACCTGGCTCTTCACTGCTGCTTCTTACTGAGGAACCACTGAGCTCCCGATGCCCTCGCTTCTCTCCATACTCATTGCCTCAGGGCTCTGTCTCAAGCCTCGTAATAACGCTCATATCACGCTCCTATCATACTTAGATCACACTCATAACCCTGTGCCAACTTCTGTCATCATAAATAAACACATCAGATATGGCTGTTGGAGTTGGAAGTTGGAGAAGTGCATAATAGCTATTAACCTTCTCACTAAGCTCTTAAGACGCCCCTTACCCATAAGGACACCAGTGCACCCAGTGTAGAAACTCCATGATGGGCTAAACAAAAGGAAACCCTCAGCCAGGCTCATATATCAGACCAGAAGATCACCAAGGCCATTGTGTTGTTCATTGCAGGCCGTGTGCACATTGCAACTGTTTTTACACATCTGACTTCGAGAGCTTCATGACGATGAAACTGACCATAATTATGGGGAAAATACATGGTAACTAGCATCAGATATGGGGAAGTTTTAGCAATTTAACTTTATTCTTGCATTTATTCAGCATTTATTCAGCTTTATTAATCCCAACATGAAGTATTGTGGTTACTTGGTCATCTCAAGTTGGGAATGCTCTAACCTTGGCCGAAGATGCACCATCCATGACATTGTGCACAAAGTGCCCCTGCTTGTGCTCCTATTGACCCCTGAGAGGGtgttgttgggagtttccttaaatgagaaggatcttggggtctttgtagataacacgttgtctaattctgggcagtgtcattctgtggctactaaagcaaataaaaagggtcattaactcaagggatgaaacataattatgtctctttataggtccctggtgaggcctcatctggagtatgggggcagttttggactccagtccttaagagggatataaatgagctggagagagtgcagagactaagtgcaactaaactggttagagggagggaagagttaaattatgaggggagactgacaaggttggggttgttttctctgggggaaaaaaggcgcttgtgaggggacatgattagactttacaagtacattagaggacattatagacaaatagcaggggacctttttacccataaagagaatcacgtaccagaggcctccccttcagactagaggaaaagaagtttcatttaaaggaacagagtagggggttcatcacagtgaggacagtgaggttggggaatgcactgccgggtgatgattcagttaatgactataagagggacttggatgatttcttggacagacataatatcaaaggctattgtgatactaaactctatagttagtatagatatgggtatatatcatttatgtgacagtagggaggggtgtgtgtatggggctgggttttcatttggaggggttgaacttgatgatgtattttttcaaaccaatttgtaactatgtaactatgcaacagaacaatgggaagataaccagatagcagctccctaacacaagataacagctgccaaatttggatttggtgaaCACCTCTGTCATTGGATCAAATCACTATACTCAGGACCGATAGCTAAAATTAGGGTGAATGGAATACTGTCAGAGTACATAACAATCCAAAATGGTATTCGGCAAGGCTGCCCGATGTCACCTACCTTATTCGCTATAGCCCTGGAACCtctccttattcaaatcagatcGCACCCAGATATCACGGGAATCAGCATTAGAGATCGACACTATAAGATTGCAGCGTATGCTGACGACTTATTAATGTTTATTACGAACCCTCTCTCCACGATCCCTCACCTCAATTTACTTTTTGAAACATATAGCCACATCAGCAATTTCAAGATCAATTTTTCCAAATCATTAGCTATGAATGTCTCTTTACCTCTCACAACACTACAGGACCTCTCGCTGAACTTTCCATATAGCTGGGCAAACAGACACTTTACTTATCTCGGAATAACAATCACTAAGGACTACAATGATTGGATAGATGTGAATTGCAAAACCCTGTATAACAAAATTCTTAAAGACCTAAGACACTGGACGACACAACCTATATCCTGGATTGGAAGGATTAACGTAATTAAGATGAACATTATGCCACGCCTACTGTATATGTTCCAATGCATTCCTTTGTCATACCCTACGACATGGCTGAAAGCATTCCAATCCCTTATAACCAATTTCGTATGGAACAACCATCCCCCCAGATTGAgatctacaattttatataagaCAAAGACAGGAGGAGGGCTTGCTCTCCCAAACTGTACCAGATACCTAAGGGCAGTAATCCTTGCTAGGGTGGTAGACTGGTCTTTCCATCTAGATAACAAGGGGTGGATAGAAATAGAACAGCAATCTACAGCCACACATCTGCTTCACCTGCCATGGATAGACAAATT
The Xenopus laevis strain J_2021 chromosome 9_10S, Xenopus_laevis_v10.1, whole genome shotgun sequence DNA segment above includes these coding regions:
- the LOC121393085 gene encoding sulfotransferase 1C2-like, whose product is MDPAVMKELEKEMQNFQVTMGHIEGVPLLGATCDEWDTIYNFQAREDDILIATYPKSGTTWMQEIVDLILQEGDVQKSMRAPCYVKVPFIDQVPKKNMPTGVELAQRMASPRILKTHLPINLLPPSFWEKNVKVVYVARNAKDCMVSYYYFQKINKCLPDPGTWDNYFSAFLSGDVPWGSWFDHVLGWWKAMDKHQILFVFYEDMIKDPMHEIQKVMKFLGKDLSDEVLENIKFHTSFQAMKENPMTNYSTLPNIIFDQTISPFMRKGIVGDWKTHFLVAQNIIFDEEYKKKMEGSGLNFHSEI